The following coding sequences are from one Comamonas koreensis window:
- a CDS encoding thioesterase family protein: MSELSSHHARHAFDRAMAMEPSGQNQYAAQASKDYWNMVGPYGGITAAQVAQAVLQHPQRLGDLVAVTVNYAGAVGERPYVIEAIPARTNRSTQHWIITLREQDAEGQWSTTTTATAMTALARDTWSDDEYVMPEVPPSSAVERYTTDFRVEWLNRYNIRPLLGGYPTEWDGASSPSLTRMWVSDEPPRPLDVPALTSLCDVFFPRIWLRRAKRVPVGTVSLTVYVHASAEQLAAVGTQPVLAQAQGQGFRDGFFDQTAQIWSPQGVLLATSHQLVYYKE, translated from the coding sequence ATGAGTGAACTCTCCTCCCACCACGCCCGCCATGCCTTTGACCGTGCGATGGCCATGGAACCCAGCGGCCAGAACCAGTATGCGGCGCAGGCTAGCAAGGACTACTGGAACATGGTCGGGCCCTACGGCGGCATCACTGCTGCGCAAGTGGCCCAGGCCGTGCTGCAGCACCCGCAGCGCCTGGGCGATCTGGTGGCGGTCACCGTGAACTACGCCGGCGCCGTGGGCGAGCGGCCTTATGTGATCGAAGCCATCCCGGCGCGCACCAATCGCAGCACCCAGCACTGGATCATCACCTTGCGCGAGCAAGACGCCGAGGGCCAGTGGTCCACGACGACCACCGCGACCGCGATGACGGCCCTGGCGCGCGATACCTGGTCGGATGACGAGTACGTGATGCCCGAGGTGCCGCCTTCCAGCGCGGTGGAACGCTACACCACCGATTTCCGCGTGGAATGGCTGAACCGCTACAACATCCGCCCGCTGTTGGGCGGCTATCCGACGGAGTGGGACGGCGCAAGCAGCCCGAGCCTGACCCGCATGTGGGTCAGTGACGAGCCCCCGCGCCCGCTCGATGTGCCGGCGCTCACCTCGCTGTGTGACGTGTTTTTTCCTCGCATCTGGCTGCGCCGCGCCAAGCGCGTGCCGGTGGGCACCGTGTCCTTGACGGTCTATGTGCATGCCAGTGCCGAGCAATTGGCCGCAGTCGGCACCCAGCCGGTGCTGGCCCAGGCCCAGGGCCAGGGCTTTCGGGATGGTTTTTTTGACCAGACCGCGCAGATCTGGTCCCCCCAGGGCGTTTTGCTGGCCACCAGCCACCAGCTGGTCTATTACAAGGAATAA
- a CDS encoding acetyl-CoA C-acyltransferase, whose translation MSKQVQDAYIVAATRTPIGKSHKGYLRNMRPDDLLATTMKAVLAQVPGLDPQAIEDVVCGCAIPEAQQGLNVARISAVLAGLPVGVGGVTVNRFCASGLTALQMAADRIRVGEADVMIAAGVESMSMVPMMGNSPSLSPSIFEREGDVGIAYGMGLTAEKVAQRWKVSRDAQDVFALQSHQRALAAQQAGDFAAEITPITVTDRGVDIARGEAVSRSRTVDLDEGPRPDTSIEGLAKLRTVFAARGSVTAGNSSQTSDGAGALLVVSEAALKRFNLTPLARFVSYASKGVPPEIMGIGPIEAIPVALRHAGLSLQDIDWIELNEAFAAQSIAVMQQLGMDPAKVNPMGGAIALGHPLGATGAIRAATVVHALQRNKLKYGMVTMCVGMGQGAAGILERV comes from the coding sequence ATGAGTAAACAAGTTCAAGACGCCTACATCGTTGCGGCGACGCGCACGCCGATTGGCAAGTCGCACAAAGGCTATCTGCGCAATATGCGCCCTGACGATCTGCTGGCCACCACGATGAAGGCCGTGCTGGCGCAGGTGCCGGGGCTGGACCCGCAGGCGATTGAGGATGTGGTTTGCGGCTGCGCGATCCCCGAAGCCCAGCAGGGCCTGAATGTGGCGCGTATCAGCGCGGTGCTGGCAGGGCTGCCGGTGGGGGTGGGCGGGGTGACGGTCAACCGCTTTTGCGCATCGGGCCTGACGGCACTGCAGATGGCGGCCGACCGCATCCGCGTGGGTGAGGCAGATGTGATGATCGCCGCCGGTGTAGAGAGCATGAGCATGGTGCCGATGATGGGCAACTCGCCGTCGCTGTCGCCGTCCATCTTTGAGCGCGAAGGCGATGTCGGCATTGCCTACGGCATGGGGCTGACTGCCGAGAAAGTCGCGCAGCGCTGGAAGGTGAGCCGCGATGCCCAGGATGTCTTTGCACTGCAGTCTCACCAGCGCGCGCTGGCGGCGCAGCAGGCCGGCGATTTTGCCGCTGAGATCACGCCGATCACCGTGACCGACCGGGGGGTGGACATCGCCCGGGGTGAGGCGGTCAGCCGCTCGCGCACGGTGGACCTCGATGAAGGCCCGCGCCCGGACACGTCGATCGAGGGACTGGCCAAGCTGCGCACCGTGTTTGCGGCGCGCGGCTCTGTCACTGCCGGCAACAGCTCGCAGACCAGCGATGGCGCAGGTGCCTTGCTGGTGGTGAGCGAGGCGGCGCTCAAGCGCTTTAACCTGACGCCGCTGGCGCGCTTTGTCAGCTATGCCAGCAAGGGCGTGCCGCCCGAGATCATGGGTATTGGCCCGATCGAGGCGATCCCGGTCGCGCTGCGCCATGCCGGCCTGTCCTTGCAGGATATCGACTGGATCGAGCTGAACGAGGCCTTTGCCGCGCAGTCGATCGCGGTCATGCAGCAGCTGGGCATGGATCCGGCCAAGGTCAACCCCATGGGCGGCGCAATTGCGCTGGGCCACCCGCTGGGCGCCACCGGTGCCATCCGCGCGGCCACCGTCGTGCATGCGCTGCAGCGCAACAAGCTCAAGTACGGCATGGTGACCATGTGCGTGGGCATGGGGCAGGGCGCGGCGGGCATTCTGGAGCGCGTCTAA
- a CDS encoding endonuclease domain-containing protein: MQDNALLSNTLSRKRERAGVRADVSVQQARALRQASTTAEQLLWRHLRNRQLAGAKFRRQHPLGPYILDFVCLEQGLVVEIDGGQHADLQAQAYDQQRTVWLHQQGLRVLRFWNHDVLQQTNEVLAQLLQALTPALSRLREREVNTEDE; the protein is encoded by the coding sequence ATGCAAGACAACGCCCTGCTCTCCAACACCCTCTCCCGCAAGCGGGAGAGGGCAGGGGTGAGGGCGGATGTCAGCGTGCAGCAAGCCCGCGCCCTGCGCCAAGCCTCCACCACTGCAGAACAACTGCTCTGGCGCCACCTGCGCAACCGCCAACTGGCGGGCGCCAAGTTCCGCAGACAGCATCCGCTGGGGCCTTACATCCTGGATTTTGTCTGCCTGGAGCAGGGTCTGGTGGTGGAGATCGATGGCGGCCAGCATGCGGATCTGCAGGCGCAAGCCTATGACCAGCAGCGCACGGTGTGGTTGCATCAGCAAGGCTTGCGCGTGCTGCGATTCTGGAACCACGACGTATTGCAACAAACCAACGAGGTGCTTGCGCAGCTGCTGCAGGCCCTCACCCCAGCCCTCTCCCGCTTGCGGGAGAGGGAGGTGAATACAGAGGACGAGTGA